The Erigeron canadensis isolate Cc75 chromosome 4, C_canadensis_v1, whole genome shotgun sequence genome window below encodes:
- the LOC122597733 gene encoding putative UPF0481 protein At3g02645, with protein MAFCNPFLSPNSGGNKPWVDQISKNLQTQLAVTIDTPPVSVFLIQKTWKEEHLEEYVPQRIGLGPNHHFQPELYQMMEQNKLTAVRRLLKPYQIHDCQQQIVAKVKEIVPILRTCYETYLDADDDTLAWLFAIDGMFLLDQLDSYINHGFVIEAKDLVMLENQIPLIVLKEIKKVLLSTIDQTALSQLEDYLESKFRFFCKSRSPFLLSEENIDFSKVNHLLDYMYNSIVNNETSIPIKVDFTPTDTSDPTVEEPTVKDAKLELLDAVIKIAVLIPAAQSIIDFIKKIMFPEMNGQKTIVEEIKVPSVSELNKTAKIKFRLLPGNEGIRNINFVEGKERICYLPLITLNIDSEVTVRNLVAYEKSMANNSHESTYGLELTEYVDFMCGIVDTAKDVKLLREGKIIQSDLSDEQIVKLFNGIRKSQGKMNIETELRKTLVQLNKVYESTPTVWIQRLFEKQFRVWAKTITFLVGILSTLIVIREVYLKVNLFIPLRHMMLVQFFEEKWSRLLIFFIKPKGPVV; from the coding sequence ATGGCTTTTTGTAACCCCTTTTTGAGCCCAAACTCCGGCGGCAACAAACCATGGGTGGATCAGATCAGCAAAAATTTACAAACCCAACTTGCTGTCACAATAGATACACCTCCAGTTTCCGTATTTTTAATCCAGAAAACCTGGAAAGAAGAACACCTAGAAGAGTATGTCCCTCAACGGATAGGACTCGGGCCAAACCACCATTTTCAGCCCGAGCTCTACCAGATGATGGAGCAGAACAAGCTCACAGCCGTTAGAAGGTTACTAAAACCATATCAAATTCATGACTGTCAACAACAAATAGTCGCGAAAGTTAAAGAGATCGTCCCCATACTTCGCACGTGCTATGAAACATACCTTGATGCTGATGACGATACATTGGCATGGTTATTTGCTATTGATGGTATGTTCTTGCTTGATCAACTTGATtcttatataaatcatggtttTGTAATAGAAGCAAAGGATTTGGTAATGTTAGAGAACCAGATTCCACTTATTGTGTTGAAGGAAATCAAAAAGGTCTTATTGAGTACAATTGATCAAACTGCTCTTTCGCAATTAGAAGATTACTTGGAATCCAAGTTCCGATTTTTCTGTAAGTCACGCTCACCGTTCCTTCTTTCTGAAGAGAATATAGATTTTAGTAAAGTTAACCACCTACTTGATTATATGTACAATTCCATTGTGAACAATGAAACATCGATCCCAATAAAGGTCGACTTCACACCTACTGATACAAGCGATCCAACTGTTGAAGAACCAACTGTTAAAGACGCGAAGCTAGAACTACTAGATGCTGTTATTAAAATTGCGGTTTTGATACCCGCGGCTCAGTCCATCAttgatttcattaaaaaaataatgtttcctGAAATGAATGGGCAAAAAACAATAGTTGAAGAGATCAAGGTGCCTTCTGTGTCGGAGCTTAATAAAACTGCGAAAATTAAGTTCCGACTGTTACCAGGAAACGAAGGCATCAGAAACATAAACTTTGTTGAAGGAAAAGAGCGGATATGCTATCTCCCTCTTATTACTCTCAATATTGATTCAGAGGTCACAGTGAGAAACTTGGTAGCTTACGAGAAATCAATGGCAAATAATAGTCATGAATCCACATATGGTCTTGAACTCACGGAATATGTGGATTTTATGTGTGGTATCGTTGACACTGCAAAGGACGTCAAGTTGCTACGTGAAGGGAAGATCATCCAAAGCGACCTGAGTGATGAACAGATCGTCAAGCTGTTTAACGGGATAAGAAAATCTCAAGGGAAAATGAACATTGAAACGGAGTTGAGAAAGACTCTGGTTCAACTGAACAAGGTTTACGAAAGCACGCCTACAGTTTGGATCCAGAGGCTGTTCGAGAAGCAATTTCGGGTTTGGGCCAAGACTATCACATTCTTGGTTGGCATTTTGAGCACATTGATTGTCATTCGTGAGGTGTACTTGAAGGTTAATCTTTTTATTCCACTACGTCACATGATGTTGGTTCAATTTTTCGAGGAAAAATGGAGTCGTTTACTTATTTTCTTCATTAAACCAAAGGGACCCGTTGTCTAA